One Mesorhizobium sp. J428 DNA segment encodes these proteins:
- a CDS encoding ABC transporter permease subunit, which produces MLRFFLGRLAVLIPTFIGVSIVAFAFIRLLPGDPVMLMSGERVMSPERYEKISHELGYDRPIVIQYLDYLGNVLTGDFGRSITTKEPVLTIFAKLFPATLELSLCAIIFAVILGIPAGIIAAIRRGSFIDQSVMGTALIGYSMPIFWWGLLLIIFFSGFLQWTPVSGRISFSYFFQPVTGFMLIDSLISGQKGAFRSAVSHLILPTIVLGTIPLAVIARQTRSAMLEVLGEDYVRTARAKGLPPLRVIGVHALRNAMIPVVTTIGLQVGVMLAGAILTESIFSWPGIGKWMVDSVFKRDYPVIQGGLLIIASIIMLVNLIVDLLYGLINPRIRH; this is translated from the coding sequence ATGCTGCGCTTTTTCCTGGGACGCCTCGCCGTCCTGATCCCGACCTTCATCGGCGTCTCGATTGTCGCCTTCGCCTTCATCCGGCTGCTGCCGGGCGACCCCGTGATGCTGATGTCGGGCGAACGGGTGATGTCGCCGGAACGCTACGAGAAGATCTCGCACGAGCTCGGCTACGACCGGCCCATCGTGATCCAGTATCTCGACTATCTCGGCAATGTGCTCACCGGTGATTTCGGCCGGTCGATCACCACCAAGGAACCCGTGCTCACCATCTTCGCCAAGCTGTTCCCGGCGACGCTTGAGCTCTCCCTTTGCGCCATCATCTTCGCGGTGATCCTCGGCATCCCGGCCGGCATCATCGCGGCGATCCGACGTGGATCCTTCATCGATCAATCGGTCATGGGCACGGCCCTCATCGGCTATTCGATGCCGATCTTCTGGTGGGGCCTGCTGCTCATCATCTTCTTCTCCGGCTTCCTGCAATGGACGCCGGTGTCGGGCCGCATCTCCTTCTCCTACTTCTTCCAGCCGGTCACCGGCTTCATGCTGATCGACTCGCTTATCTCGGGCCAGAAGGGCGCGTTCAGGTCCGCGGTCTCGCATCTCATCCTGCCGACGATCGTGCTTGGCACGATCCCCCTCGCTGTCATCGCGCGCCAGACGCGCTCGGCCATGCTTGAGGTGCTCGGCGAGGACTATGTGCGCACGGCCCGCGCCAAGGGCCTGCCGCCGCTGCGCGTCATCGGCGTGCACGCGCTGCGCAACGCGATGATCCCGGTTGTCACCACCATCGGCCTGCAGGTCGGCGTGATGCTCGCCGGCGCAATCCTGACCGAGTCCATCTTCTCCTGGCCGGGCATCGGCAAATGGATGGTCGATTCGGTGTTCAAGCGCGACTACCCCGTCATCCAGGGCGGCCTGCTGATCATCGCCTCGATCATCATGCTGGTGAACCTGATCGTGGACCTGCTTTACGGCCTCATCAACCCGCGCATCCGGCATTGA
- a CDS encoding dipeptide ABC transporter ATP-binding protein, translating to MSTVVLEGRDIVRDYHVPGGLFSKARVVHAVKGVSFTVEKGKTLAIVGESGCGKSTLARIITMIDAATAGDLLIEGQKVDIAKGGLTPELRRKVQIVFQNPYGSLNPRQKIGDVLGEPLLINTNVPADERRERAMQMLIKVGLGPEHFNRYPHMFSGGQRQRIAIARALMLNPSLLVLDEPVSALDLSVQAQVLNLLADLQDEFQLTYVFISHDLSVVRYIADDVMVMYFGEAVEYGPREEVFSNPKHSYTKTLFAATPRADVESIKARLARKAAKAA from the coding sequence ATGAGCACCGTCGTCCTCGAAGGCCGCGACATCGTCCGCGACTATCACGTGCCCGGCGGCCTGTTCTCCAAGGCTCGCGTGGTGCATGCCGTCAAGGGCGTCTCCTTCACCGTGGAAAAGGGCAAGACGCTCGCCATCGTCGGCGAGAGCGGCTGCGGCAAGTCCACGCTGGCGCGCATCATCACCATGATCGACGCGGCGACCGCGGGCGACCTGCTGATCGAAGGACAGAAGGTCGACATCGCAAAGGGCGGGCTGACGCCGGAGTTGCGGCGGAAGGTGCAGATCGTGTTCCAGAACCCCTACGGCTCGCTCAACCCGCGCCAGAAGATCGGCGACGTGCTCGGCGAGCCGCTGCTGATCAACACCAACGTCCCGGCCGACGAGCGGCGCGAGCGCGCCATGCAGATGCTCATCAAGGTCGGGCTCGGCCCGGAGCACTTCAACCGCTACCCGCACATGTTCTCCGGCGGCCAGCGCCAGCGCATCGCAATCGCCCGCGCCCTGATGCTCAATCCGAGCCTGCTCGTGCTCGACGAACCGGTCTCGGCGCTCGACCTCTCCGTCCAGGCGCAGGTGCTGAACCTTCTCGCCGACCTGCAGGACGAGTTCCAGCTCACCTATGTCTTCATCAGCCACGATCTGTCGGTGGTGCGCTACATCGCCGACGACGTGATGGTGATGTATTTCGGCGAGGCGGTCGAATACGGCCCGCGCGAGGAGGTGTTTTCAAACCCGAAGCACAGCTACACCAAGACCCTCTTCGCCGCGACCCCGCGCGCCGACGTCGAGAGCATCAAGGCCCGTCTCGCGCG
- a CDS encoding ABC transporter ATP-binding protein, which produces MALLEIENLVVEFDTAQGPFRAVDGVSLKVDEREVLAIVGESGSGKSVSMLAVMGLLPWTAKVRADRMSFAGTDLLKLDDAERRKIIGKDMAMIFQEPMASLNPSFTVGFQIEEVLRLHMHMDRHQRRERAIELLRLVGIPDPAERLTSYPHQMSGGQCQRVMIAMAIACNPKLLIADEPTTALDVTIQKQILDLLVSLQEKYGMALIMITHNMGVVAETADRVIVQHKGRKMEEADVLTLFENPKSNYTRALLSALPDNATGDRLPTVSDLIFEQAAPAVVTPPMEGPL; this is translated from the coding sequence ATGGCACTCCTTGAAATCGAGAACCTCGTCGTCGAGTTCGACACCGCGCAGGGTCCGTTCCGGGCGGTCGACGGCGTGTCGCTCAAGGTCGACGAGCGCGAGGTGCTGGCGATCGTCGGCGAGTCCGGCTCGGGCAAGTCGGTGTCGATGCTCGCCGTCATGGGCCTCCTGCCCTGGACGGCCAAGGTGCGCGCCGACAGGATGAGCTTCGCCGGCACGGACCTTCTGAAGCTCGACGACGCCGAACGGCGCAAGATCATCGGCAAGGACATGGCGATGATCTTCCAGGAGCCGATGGCGAGCCTCAACCCGTCATTCACGGTCGGCTTCCAGATCGAGGAGGTGCTGAGGCTCCACATGCACATGGACCGGCACCAGCGCCGTGAGCGGGCGATCGAGCTTTTGCGGCTCGTCGGCATTCCCGATCCGGCGGAGCGGCTTACCTCCTATCCGCACCAGATGTCCGGCGGCCAGTGCCAGCGCGTCATGATCGCCATGGCGATCGCCTGCAATCCGAAGCTGCTCATCGCCGACGAGCCGACCACGGCGCTCGACGTGACGATCCAGAAGCAGATCCTCGACCTGCTGGTTTCGCTGCAGGAGAAATACGGCATGGCGCTGATCATGATCACCCACAACATGGGCGTCGTCGCCGAGACGGCCGACCGGGTGATCGTCCAGCATAAGGGCCGCAAGATGGAGGAGGCGGACGTCCTCACCCTCTTCGAGAACCCGAAGAGCAACTACACCCGCGCCCTGCTCTCCGCCCTTCCCGACAACGCCACCGGCGACCGGCTGCCGACCGTCTCCGACCTGATCTTCGAACAGGCCGCACCGGCCGTCGTCACGCCGCCCATGGAGGGCCCGCTATGA
- a CDS encoding ABC transporter permease subunit: MATTTPQALQEADRHAVTLGQRLSEFWYYFSENKGAVIGLWVFVVLVVLALFAPLIAPHLPQQQYRDAILVPPYWQEGGRSAYLLGTDAVGRDILSRLLYGARFSLFIGVIVTTLSLTVGIFFGVIAGYVGGRTDTLIMRVMDVILAFPSLLLALVLVAVLGPGLINAMIAIALVLQPHFVRLTRAAVLSEKTKDYVVAAKVAGAKPLRLMFRTILPNCMAPLIVQATLSFSTAILDAAALGFLGMGAQPPTPEWGTMLAEAREFILRAWWVVTLPGLAILITVLAINLMGDGLRDALDPKLKRS; the protein is encoded by the coding sequence ATGGCAACCACCACACCCCAGGCCCTCCAGGAAGCCGATCGCCACGCGGTGACGCTCGGCCAGCGCCTGTCCGAATTCTGGTACTACTTCTCCGAGAACAAGGGCGCTGTCATCGGCCTTTGGGTCTTCGTCGTCCTCGTCGTGCTCGCGCTGTTTGCGCCGCTGATCGCGCCGCACCTGCCGCAGCAACAATATCGCGACGCGATCCTCGTGCCTCCCTATTGGCAAGAGGGCGGCCGCTCGGCCTATCTGCTCGGCACCGACGCCGTCGGCCGCGATATTCTCTCGCGCCTCCTCTACGGGGCGCGGTTCTCGCTCTTCATCGGCGTCATCGTGACGACACTGTCGCTCACCGTCGGCATCTTCTTCGGCGTCATCGCCGGCTATGTCGGCGGGCGCACCGACACGCTGATCATGCGCGTGATGGACGTGATCCTCGCCTTCCCGTCGCTGCTTTTGGCGCTCGTCCTCGTCGCAGTGCTCGGTCCCGGCCTCATCAATGCGATGATCGCCATCGCTTTGGTGCTGCAGCCGCATTTCGTGCGGCTCACCCGCGCGGCCGTGCTGTCGGAGAAGACCAAGGACTATGTGGTCGCGGCCAAGGTAGCCGGCGCCAAGCCGCTCAGGCTGATGTTCCGGACCATCCTGCCGAACTGCATGGCGCCGCTGATCGTGCAGGCGACGCTGTCGTTCTCGACCGCCATCCTCGACGCCGCCGCCCTCGGCTTCCTCGGCATGGGCGCGCAGCCTCCTACCCCGGAATGGGGCACGATGCTCGCCGAGGCGCGCGAATTCATCCTGCGCGCCTGGTGGGTGGTGACGCTGCCCGGCCTCGCCATCCTCATCACGGTGCTGGCAATCAACCTGATGGGCGACGGCCTGCGCGACGCGCTCGACCCGAAGCTGAAGAGGAGCTGA